The Neoarius graeffei isolate fNeoGra1 chromosome 7, fNeoGra1.pri, whole genome shotgun sequence genome includes a region encoding these proteins:
- the csgalnact2 gene encoding chondroitin sulfate N-acetylgalactosaminyltransferase 2, producing the protein MPRRGLPLQGRVRWLLLGIFLLLVFLFFAYLLECTPPADVNHGLPGLGGEPYGKEYYQALLQEQEERHLSRAASLKRQIAQLKQELQEMNDKLKSLQERKEGPGLQGLVDGRDQEPGDLLEFLHSQIDKAEVNTGARLPSEYALVPFESFTTTKVYQLEMGLTRHPEEKPVRKDRRDELVEVIEAGLNVLNNPDEEDGQEEDIPMQRQTFTESHFVEGLYRTERDKGTLYELYFAKENAHEFRHVTLFRPFGPLMKVRSTSVDTDSTIINIIVPLSGRTEAFIQFLHNFREVCIHQDKRVHLTVVYFGEEGLQEVTSSLQKMSSEENFTDYTLIPVDEEFSRGRGLDIGAHAWKKETDVLMFFCDVDIYFTLEFLNTCRLNTTPGKRVFYPVVFSLYNPAIVYGNLELAPPIEHQLIHKKDAGFWRDFGFGMTCQYRSDFLTIGGFDLEVKGWGVEDVHLYRKYLRSELIVMRTPVSGLFHLWHEKLCADELTPEQYRMCIQSKAMNEASHSHLGMLVFREEIENHLRKQAYKSQSRAED; encoded by the exons ATGCCCAGGCGAGGGCTGCCATTGCAAGGCCGGGTGCGCTGGCTCCTTCTGGGTATATTTTTGCTTCTTGTCTTCCTCTTCTTTGCCTACTTACTGGAGTGTACACCACCTGCTGATGTGAATCATGGGTTGCCTGGTCTCGGAGGTGAACCTTATGGAAAAGAATATTATCAGGCCCTTCTCCAGGAGCAAGAGGAGCGCCACCTCAGCCGAGCGGCCAGCCTCAAGAGGCAGATTGCGCAGCTTAAACAGGAGTTGCAGGAGATGAATGACAAGCTGAAGAGCCTGCAGGAGAGAAAAGAGGGCCCTGGACTACAAGGCCTGGTTGATGGCAGAGATCAGGAACCCGGTGACCTGTTGGAATTCCTGCATTCGCAGATCGATAAGGCAGAGGTGAATACAGGAGCAAGGCTCCCCAGCGAGTATGCTTTAGTGCCCTTTGAAAGTTTCACCACCACAAAGGTTTATCAGCTGGAGATGGGTCTTACTCGGCATCCTGAGGAAAAACCTGTACGCAAGGACCGGCGAGATGAGCTGGTAGAGGTGATTGAGGCAGGTCTGAATGTTCTAAACAACCCTGATGAAGAGGACGGCCAGGAGGAGGACATCCCCATGCAGAGGCAGACCTTTACAGAGAGCCACTTTGTCGAGG GACTGTACAGAACTGAGCGGGACAAAGGCACGCTGTACGAGCTGTACTTTGCGAAGGAAAACGCACATGAATTCCGTCATGTAACCCTCTTCCGTCCATTTGGTCCTTTAATGAAAGTGAGGAGCACATCTGTGGACACAGACAGCACAATCATCAATATTATAGTGCCTCTGTCAGGCAGAACAGAAGCTTTTATTCAATTTCTACACAACTTCAG GGAGGTGTGTATACATCAGGACAAGCGAGTGCATCTTACAGTGGTCTACTTTGGGGAAGAGGGCTTGCAAGAGGTGACCTCATCCTTACAAAAGATGTCCAG TGAGGAGAATTTCACGGATTACACTCTTATCCCTGTGGATGAGGAATTTTCCCGTGGCAGAGGATTGGACATTGGTGCTCATGCATGGAAGAAAGAGACCGATGTGTTGATGTTTTTCTGCGATGTAGATATTTATTTCACGCTTGAATTCCTCAACACATGCCGTCTCAATACAACCCCTG GGAAACGAGTGTTCTATCCAGTAGTGTTTAGTTTATACAATCCTGCCATAGTATATGGAAATCTTGAATTGGCCCCACCCATTGAACATCAGTTG ATTCATAAAAAAGATGCTGGATTCTGGAGGGACTTTGGATTTGGCATGACGTGTCAGTATCGCTCAGACTTCCTCACCATTG GAGGATTTGATCTGGAAGTGAAAGGTTGGGGCGTAGAGGATGTCCATTTGTACAGGAAGTATCTGAGGAGTGAGCTGATAGTGATGCGCACGCCTGTTTCAGGGCTCTTCCACCTGTGGCATGAGAAGCTGTGTGCAGATGAGTTAACACCAGAACAGTACCGCATGTGCATCCAGTCCAAAGCCATGAACGAAGCGTCTCACTCTCATTTGGGCATGTTGGTGTTCCGCGAGGAGATCGAAAACCACCTTCGCAAGCAGGCCTACAAAAGTCAGAGCAGGGCAGAGGATTGA